In a single window of the Rhodamnia argentea isolate NSW1041297 chromosome 2, ASM2092103v1, whole genome shotgun sequence genome:
- the LOC115756461 gene encoding cytochrome P450 72A397-like: protein MEVSKQSLALVAVLAVLATWAWRVVNWVWLRPKRLERLLRQQGLSGEPYTFLFGDLKKNERLRKEAKSKPIAISDDIRPRLLPFLHRSFQTHGKDSFMWMGPTPRVNITNPEQLKEIFSKIYDYPKPASNPLVKLLADGLANHEGEKWALHRKIINPAFHMEKLKLMLPAFYSSCTEMVNKWEKLVSKERSCEVDVWIDLQNLTRDVISRTAFGSSFEEGKRIFELQEEQALLAIKAVQSVYIPGWRFVPTKMNWRMKNIDKEVQALLMDIIRRREKAIRAGEAAGDDLLGLLLESNMKENVGMSLHDVIEECKLFYFAGQETTSVLLVWTMVLLSVHPDWQARAREEILQTFGSRKPDFDGLSHLKIVTMILNEVLRLYPPVIILARKVQKETKLGKLTIPSGVHLSMPTLLIHHDKELWGEDAMEFKPERFAEGVSKATKNQVSFFPFGWGPRICIGQNFAMIEAKMALAMILQQFTFELSPSYAHTPFTVITLQPQYGAQVILHKAN, encoded by the exons atggagGTATCAAAACAGTCACTTGCGCTAGTGGCGGTTCTGGCCGTCTTGGCGACTTGGGCGTGGAGGGTGGTGAATTGGGTGTGGCTGAGGCCGAAGAGGCTCGAGAGGCTCCTGAGGCAGCAAGGCCTCTCCGGCGAACCCTACACGTTCCTGTTTGGAGACCTCAAGAAGAATGAGCGGCTGCGCAAGGAGGCCAAGTCCAAGCCCATCGCCATCTCCGACGACATTAGGCCTCGCCTCTTGCCGTTCTTGCATCGATCCTTCCAAACCCATG GCAAAGACTCGTTCATGTGGATGGGTCCAACACCGAGAGTGAACATAACGAACCCTGAGCAGTTAAAGGAGATCTTTTCCAAGATATACGACTATCCCAAGCCAGCCTCTAATCCCTTGGTGAAGTTGCTCGCCGATGGACTCGCGAACCACGAGGGTGAGAAATGGGCTTTGCACAGGAAGATTATCAATCCAGCATTCCACATGGAGAAGTTGAAG CTTATGTTGCCCGCTTTTTATTCAAGTTGCACTGAAATGGTAAACAAATGGGAGAAATTGGTATCAAAGGAGAGATCGTGCGAGGTTGATGTGTGGATCgaccttcaaaatttgacccgTGATGTGATCTCTCGGACAGCATTTGGTAGTAGCTTTGAAGAAGGCAAGAGGATCTTTGAACTTCAGGAGGAACAAGCCCTTCTCGCAATTAAAGCTGTCCAATCAGTCTACATCCCTGGCTGGAG GTTTGTGCCAACTAAGATGAACTGGAGGATGAAGAACATAGATAAAGAAGTGCAGGCATTGCTCATGGACATCATCCGCAGAAGAGAGAAAGCAATAAGGGCAGGGGAAGCTGCTGGCGATGATCTGTTGGGGCTGTTGCTGGAATCGAACATGAAGGAGAACGTCGGGATGAGCCTTCACGACGTGATTGAGGAGTGCAAGCTTTTCTACTTCGCTGGACAAGAGACCACTTCGGTTTTGCTAGTATGGACCATGGTCTTGTTGAGCGTGCATCCAGATTGGCAAGCCCGAGCTAGGGAGGAGATCCTCCAAACCTTTGGAAGCAGAAAACCTGACTTTGACGGGTTAAGTCATCTCAAGATT GTCACAATGATCTTGAATGAGGTGCTGAGGCTATACCCACCAGTGATTATACTAGCACGGAAGgttcaaaaggaaacaaaattggGAAAGTTGACCATACCCTCGGGAGTCCATCTCTCAATGCCAACTCTCCTCATCCACCATGATAAAGAATTGTGGGGTGAGGATGCCATGGAGTTCAAGCCGGAGAGGTTCGCCGAGGGAGTGTCCAAAGCCACCAAGAACCAAGTCTCCTTTTTCCCGTTCGGATGGGGCCCTCGTATATGCATCGGCCAAAACTTCGCAATGATAGAGGCGAAGATGGCGCTCGCCATGATACTTCAGCAATTCACATTCGAGCTCTCTCCATCTTATGCGCATACCCCATTCACTGTCATCACCCTCCAGCCACAGTATGGTGCTCAAGTCATTTTGCACAAGGCAAACTAG